Proteins from one Hydrogenivirga caldilitoris genomic window:
- a CDS encoding mechanosensitive ion channel family protein, protein MIQETVNNIYKILSDTLALLASYLTDIAQNPLQELVLFLAFSGAYLFLKLLTVNFTRPLREKGLNVPADIFSLLILYGASFLLYQKFSDVDLFLFLFAFLYFEVVRGLFSYLRAHLPFGRISVLLFYALLVVNSLLLFLQNISYHLGKLQDLYSLGFKVSFASLVSLFVIKVYSHLAVIIGSEVLRRTLRRGKLAFLVLYLALSIGWVLGTFRLSQSFLLKLFLLAGVLFGYFFIQAYLLINLERKLGTNFQLLRKDLRRFLNTFSLFILYKGLDVIFGLDPVRGVLGKLFIVNTELVKISLLSLLESTYILVLLFTSVSLLKNLVYLYFIRKDKEVEAGSLRALISNLGILLSVVIALTHLGLTWKVLIPFAGALGIGLGFGLQTIFNNYISGFILLLSKNIKVGDLVEIEGNAGSAIGRSGSTIFGQVVNINILTTVVRTTDNVEIAIPNSEFVSGRIVNYSLSDPYIRVRIPFGVSYSSDPQKVREVLLKVAQESELVLKEPPPNVWFYEMGDSALIFYLLVWVDIRKFWRMKALRSEIYFKAWEELKKEGIEVPFPQRDLWFKNPLRVEINERGLHEGSSQGG, encoded by the coding sequence ATGATACAGGAAACGGTTAACAACATTTATAAAATTCTATCTGATACGCTGGCATTGCTCGCATCCTATCTAACGGATATAGCTCAAAACCCTCTACAGGAGCTTGTGCTCTTTTTGGCTTTCTCTGGAGCTTACCTATTCCTTAAGCTCTTGACTGTGAACTTTACAAGACCCCTTAGAGAAAAGGGTTTGAATGTACCAGCCGATATTTTTTCCCTCCTTATACTTTACGGAGCTTCGTTCTTGTTGTACCAGAAGTTTTCTGATGTTGACCTCTTTCTGTTTCTTTTTGCTTTCCTGTACTTTGAGGTTGTAAGAGGGTTGTTCTCATACTTGCGAGCGCACCTTCCCTTTGGCAGGATTTCTGTTCTTCTTTTCTACGCCCTTCTGGTGGTTAACTCACTCCTGCTTTTCCTTCAGAACATATCCTACCATCTTGGGAAGCTTCAGGACCTGTACTCTTTGGGTTTCAAGGTGTCTTTTGCCAGTTTGGTTTCCCTATTCGTAATAAAGGTGTACTCTCACCTTGCCGTGATCATAGGAAGCGAGGTTCTCAGAAGGACTCTCCGGAGGGGAAAACTCGCATTTCTTGTCCTTTACTTAGCCCTTTCTATTGGGTGGGTTCTGGGCACTTTTAGGCTTTCTCAGTCTTTCTTACTTAAGCTGTTTCTGCTTGCCGGGGTGCTTTTCGGTTACTTCTTCATACAGGCTTACCTTCTTATAAACCTTGAAAGGAAACTGGGAACAAACTTCCAACTGCTAAGGAAAGACCTCAGAAGGTTTTTAAACACCTTTTCTCTCTTTATCCTTTATAAGGGTCTTGATGTTATCTTTGGGCTTGACCCTGTCAGGGGTGTACTGGGCAAGCTGTTTATTGTAAACACCGAGCTTGTGAAGATATCTCTCCTCTCCCTGTTAGAAAGTACTTATATACTGGTTCTTCTCTTTACTTCCGTTTCTCTTCTTAAAAACTTAGTCTACCTGTATTTCATAAGAAAGGATAAAGAAGTGGAGGCAGGCTCTCTCAGAGCTTTGATATCAAACCTGGGAATACTCCTGTCGGTGGTTATAGCTCTTACCCATCTCGGTCTGACCTGGAAGGTTCTCATCCCCTTCGCCGGAGCCCTGGGCATAGGTTTGGGTTTTGGTCTTCAAACCATATTTAACAACTATATCAGCGGGTTTATACTTCTTCTTAGTAAGAACATAAAGGTGGGAGACCTGGTTGAGATTGAAGGCAACGCCGGCTCCGCTATAGGCAGGAGTGGGAGTACTATCTTTGGGCAGGTGGTGAACATAAATATACTCACTACAGTTGTCAGGACTACAGACAACGTGGAAATAGCCATTCCCAATTCCGAATTCGTATCCGGGAGGATAGTGAACTACTCCCTCTCGGACCCCTACATAAGGGTGAGAATTCCCTTTGGCGTCTCCTACTCCTCCGACCCCCAGAAGGTTAGGGAGGTCCTTCTTAAAGTAGCCCAGGAAAGTGAGCTTGTTCTTAAAGAGCCACCCCCTAACGTTTGGTTTTATGAGATGGGAGACAGCGCCCTCATATTCTACCTGCTCGTTTGGGTGGATATCAGAAAGTTCTGGAGGATGAAAGCTCTGAGGAGCGAGATATACTTTAAAGCTTGGGAAGAGCTAAAGAAGGAAGGCATAGAAGTGCCGTTCCCTCAGAGAGACCTCTGGTTCAAAAACCCCTTAAGGGTAGAGATAAATGAAAGAGGATTACATGAGGGAAGCTCTCAGGGAGGCTGA
- a CDS encoding septal ring lytic transglycosylase RlpA family protein, with amino-acid sequence MRFTALLLFILCSAMASEGLSDLSLKKSKRSTLVEVKEFRETVSELLREEYREIAPGIKVKKECKVEKGIASWYGGRFHGRKTANGEIYDLFKFTAASRTLPLGTYVLVRNEENGKVVTVRVNDRGPYVDGRIIDLSQAAAYKLGMMLDGVAMVQVIPLRCLSSESLTKYYDSIILDIANTY; translated from the coding sequence TTGAGGTTCACAGCCCTGTTGTTGTTTATACTCTGTTCAGCTATGGCGAGCGAGGGGCTATCAGACCTTAGCCTCAAAAAAAGCAAGAGGAGCACGCTGGTAGAAGTTAAAGAGTTTAGGGAAACCGTTTCGGAGCTTTTAAGAGAGGAGTATAGGGAGATAGCACCGGGCATAAAGGTGAAGAAGGAATGTAAGGTGGAGAAGGGTATAGCCTCCTGGTACGGAGGGAGGTTTCACGGAAGAAAAACCGCAAATGGGGAGATATACGACCTGTTCAAATTTACTGCTGCTTCAAGGACTTTACCCTTAGGGACTTATGTCCTTGTGAGAAACGAGGAAAACGGTAAGGTTGTAACTGTGAGAGTGAATGACAGGGGACCCTATGTGGACGGTAGGATAATAGACCTTTCCCAGGCGGCAGCCTATAAGCTCGGTATGATGCTTGATGGAGTGGCTATGGTTCAAGTTATACCCCTCAGGTGCTTATCGTCCGAATCTTTAACGAAATACTATGACAGCATAATACTTGACATAGCTAACACTTACTGA
- the metG gene encoding methionine--tRNA ligase — protein sequence MSKFYVTTPIYYVNDVPHIGHAYTTIAADTLARFHRLRGYEVFFLTGTDEHGLKIQKSAEEKGISPKELADINSENFKKLWTFLNIEYTKFIRTTDPEHVELVKEVFQKSYERGDIYLGEYEGWYCVGCEEFKSEMELAEGNTCPIHLKPCEYIKEPSYFFRLSKYQEKLLALYESYPDFIKPDYRRNEIVSFVKQGLKDLSVTRPRSRVKWGIPVPFDEEHTIYVWFDALFNYISALGTEVHKYWPADLHIVGKDILRFHTVYWPSFLLSVGYEIPKTVFAHGWWTVEGKKMSKSLGNVVNPYEVVEEYGLDEVRYFLLREVPFGQDGDFSKEAILNRINGELANEIGNLFSRVVSMSIKYLGGRVSGKADQAYVEFAQEVIGSYEENMRDVNFYRAIEEVLKLSSFLNKYVDEKAPWELAKRGDEKLKDVLYTLVDGLFILHYLLTPIMPGKMELARRMLGVEEVPQEIKPSSFPTYRLGERQILFPRREA from the coding sequence ATGAGTAAGTTTTACGTGACAACACCTATTTACTACGTCAACGATGTCCCCCATATAGGACACGCCTATACTACTATCGCCGCCGATACCTTGGCAAGGTTTCACAGGCTGAGAGGTTATGAGGTTTTCTTCCTTACAGGCACGGACGAGCACGGATTAAAGATACAGAAGTCTGCTGAAGAGAAGGGTATAAGTCCCAAGGAACTTGCAGATATAAACTCAGAAAACTTTAAAAAGCTCTGGACGTTCTTAAACATTGAATACACAAAGTTCATAAGAACTACAGACCCAGAACATGTTGAGCTTGTCAAAGAGGTTTTCCAGAAAAGCTACGAAAGGGGAGATATATACCTGGGTGAGTACGAGGGTTGGTACTGCGTGGGGTGTGAAGAGTTCAAGTCCGAGATGGAGCTTGCCGAGGGTAACACCTGTCCGATACATCTTAAACCTTGCGAGTACATAAAGGAACCTTCCTACTTCTTTAGGCTGAGCAAGTATCAAGAAAAGCTCTTAGCTCTTTATGAAAGCTATCCCGATTTCATAAAACCCGATTACAGAAGAAACGAAATAGTCTCCTTTGTAAAACAGGGATTGAAGGACCTTTCGGTAACAAGACCGAGAAGCAGGGTGAAGTGGGGTATCCCAGTACCCTTTGACGAAGAGCACACCATATACGTGTGGTTTGACGCCCTCTTCAACTATATATCCGCTCTGGGTACAGAAGTTCACAAATACTGGCCTGCAGACCTGCACATAGTTGGTAAGGACATACTCCGCTTTCATACGGTTTACTGGCCCTCATTCCTTCTCTCCGTTGGCTATGAGATACCGAAGACAGTTTTCGCTCACGGCTGGTGGACTGTTGAGGGAAAGAAGATGTCAAAGTCTTTAGGGAATGTGGTTAATCCCTATGAAGTGGTTGAAGAGTACGGACTGGATGAAGTCAGGTATTTTCTGCTGCGGGAGGTACCTTTTGGGCAGGACGGAGACTTTTCAAAGGAGGCTATACTCAACAGGATAAACGGAGAGCTTGCAAACGAGATAGGAAACCTATTTAGCAGGGTGGTATCAATGAGCATTAAGTATCTGGGAGGTAGAGTTTCCGGTAAGGCTGACCAGGCTTACGTGGAGTTCGCCCAGGAGGTTATCGGAAGTTACGAAGAGAACATGAGGGACGTAAATTTTTACAGAGCTATTGAAGAGGTATTGAAGCTGAGCTCCTTCCTGAACAAGTATGTGGATGAAAAGGCTCCATGGGAGCTTGCTAAGAGAGGAGATGAGAAGCTTAAGGACGTCCTGTACACACTTGTTGACGGACTTTTCATACTTCACTACCTGCTGACACCTATTATGCCTGGTAAGATGGAGCTTGCCAGAAGGATGCTCGGCGTGGAGGAGGTGCCTCAGGAGATAAAGCCTTCCAGCTTCCCTACCTATAGGCTCGGAGAAAGACAAATACTCTTTCCCAGAAGGGAAGCTTGA
- a CDS encoding thermonuclease family protein, with protein MPRKKIPLRWRGFSYLLVLLILYAFYQLIGEQFKEIGGGEEKTFQEKVSCEVTKVYDGDTFECKLENGERVKVRLIGIDTPESKRNKKAYRDAQRSGKSVEEIVRLGRKAAEYTERLIPPGTVVYLETDVQVHDKYGRLLAYVYLPDGRMLNEVLVEEGYATVYTFPPNVKYAQRFVELQRKAVKEGKGLWAEGM; from the coding sequence ATGCCGAGAAAAAAGATACCTCTTCGCTGGAGGGGTTTTTCTTACCTTTTAGTTCTACTCATACTATATGCCTTCTACCAATTGATAGGTGAACAGTTCAAGGAAATCGGGGGAGGAGAGGAAAAAACATTTCAGGAGAAGGTTTCCTGTGAGGTAACTAAGGTTTACGACGGTGATACCTTTGAGTGTAAGCTTGAGAACGGGGAAAGGGTAAAAGTAAGATTGATAGGCATAGATACGCCCGAAAGCAAGAGGAATAAAAAAGCCTACAGAGATGCCCAGAGGAGTGGCAAATCTGTTGAGGAGATAGTGCGCCTTGGACGGAAGGCTGCCGAATACACGGAGAGGCTTATTCCCCCAGGGACGGTCGTATATCTGGAGACAGATGTTCAGGTTCACGATAAGTATGGCAGGCTCCTGGCTTACGTTTACCTGCCCGATGGCAGAATGCTTAATGAGGTTCTTGTGGAAGAAGGTTACGCAACTGTTTACACGTTCCCTCCAAATGTAAAGTATGCCCAACGCTTCGTTGAGCTTCAGAGGAAAGCTGTCAAGGAAGGGAAAGGTCTCTGGGCGGAGGGTATGTGA
- a CDS encoding precorrin-2 dehydrogenase/sirohydrochlorin ferrochelatase family protein — protein sequence MPLFPVFVDLSEKNVLVVGGGKVATRKVQNLLVFTKKITIVAPSIRKELRALIKENRLSLRRRKFLASDLRNKDVVIVAVDDLKLQERIFTLCEKRKILCNSVDSPKFCNFIFPSLIVRDELVVGISTGGRAPALSKRIREFIEGCLPENVEAVLKKLAQEREKLPKGEKRQKYISELTEKLLPMKR from the coding sequence ATGCCTCTGTTCCCTGTTTTCGTTGACCTCTCAGAGAAAAACGTGCTTGTGGTTGGTGGTGGTAAGGTTGCAACCCGAAAAGTTCAAAACCTTCTGGTTTTTACGAAGAAGATAACCATCGTTGCACCTTCAATAAGGAAGGAGCTAAGAGCGTTGATAAAGGAGAACAGACTTTCTCTCAGGAGGAGAAAATTCCTTGCATCAGACCTCAGAAACAAAGATGTTGTTATAGTAGCGGTTGATGACCTTAAACTCCAGGAGAGGATATTCACGCTGTGTGAAAAGAGGAAAATTCTATGTAACTCCGTAGACTCACCTAAATTCTGTAACTTCATATTTCCCTCTCTAATAGTAAGGGATGAGCTCGTAGTGGGCATAAGCACCGGTGGGAGGGCTCCAGCTTTATCAAAGAGAATCAGAGAATTTATAGAAGGTTGCCTTCCGGAGAATGTTGAAGCTGTGCTTAAAAAACTGGCACAGGAGAGGGAGAAATTACCTAAAGGAGAGAAGAGGCAGAAGTACATATCAGAGCTCACTGAGAAGCTCCTTCCCATGAAGCGGTAG
- a CDS encoding winged helix-turn-helix transcriptional regulator gives MEGRSLLYCKWAIQIVLNLIEGQKRPSELQRAIEGIRERVLYDRLSKLLKGGLLGKWTNNGYPKESYYYLKNPEEFRVLANWLSSVELSVEGLVKLFSCKWTLRLMENLSEFKSPSELKRTLTGISDKVLQERLKKLEQMNLIHREVLPSKPPRVVYSLNERGRGVLPVLLKMETFLLKD, from the coding sequence ATGGAGGGAAGGAGCCTTCTGTACTGCAAGTGGGCTATACAGATAGTGTTAAATCTGATAGAGGGACAGAAAAGGCCCTCAGAGTTACAGAGAGCTATAGAGGGTATAAGGGAAAGGGTACTTTACGATAGGCTCTCAAAGCTGCTTAAGGGAGGACTTCTGGGAAAGTGGACAAACAACGGTTACCCAAAGGAATCTTACTATTACCTCAAGAATCCTGAAGAGTTCAGGGTTCTTGCCAACTGGCTGTCTTCGGTGGAACTCTCTGTTGAAGGCCTGGTAAAGCTCTTCTCCTGTAAGTGGACTCTCAGGTTAATGGAGAACCTATCTGAGTTCAAGAGCCCTTCGGAGCTTAAGAGAACCCTCACAGGCATATCGGACAAGGTGCTTCAGGAAAGGCTGAAAAAACTTGAGCAGATGAACCTAATCCACAGAGAAGTGCTACCTTCAAAACCCCCAAGGGTAGTTTACTCTTTGAATGAAAGGGGAAGGGGTGTGCTCCCTGTACTGCTCAAAATGGAAACCTTCCTTCTGAAAGATTGA
- a CDS encoding cytochrome P460 family protein: MKRYTILGIAALGALSFLLAGEKTFKVSPEQYRSWNHVKSMVIFDERHPLYNPFSGIHHVYVNDKGLSTIKKTNKRKFPDGTVIAITFYEHKPVDNNTAYVEGAKRIVAFMVKDGRKYKDTDGWGYFAYDGKGASLVKNMAADCHSCHTQVRDKDFVFSVWTE, translated from the coding sequence ATGAAGAGGTACACAATTCTTGGAATCGCAGCGCTCGGAGCTCTCTCTTTCCTACTTGCTGGAGAAAAGACCTTTAAAGTTTCTCCTGAGCAGTACAGGAGCTGGAACCATGTTAAGAGCATGGTCATTTTTGATGAAAGGCATCCCCTGTACAACCCCTTTTCGGGAATACACCACGTATACGTGAACGATAAAGGTCTAAGCACCATAAAGAAGACAAACAAAAGAAAGTTTCCAGATGGAACTGTTATAGCTATAACCTTCTATGAGCACAAACCTGTTGACAACAATACCGCTTACGTTGAAGGTGCTAAGAGGATAGTCGCCTTTATGGTAAAAGACGGCAGGAAGTACAAGGATACAGACGGGTGGGGTTACTTCGCCTACGACGGAAAGGGCGCCTCTCTGGTAAAAAATATGGCTGCTGACTGCCATTCCTGCCATACACAGGTGAGAGATAAGGACTTTGTTTTCTCCGTATGGACGGAGTGA
- the lipA gene encoding lipoyl synthase yields MKPVIELSKVNEVKKLLRRTKLNTVCEESRCPNISECFWNRTATFMILGDRCTRGCTFCNVKRKYPQPVDPEEPYRLLDAVRKLDLKYVVITSVTRDDLPDGGASHFAECIRVLKENVPDVKVEVLVPDFRGRREALERVLREGPDVLNHNIETVKRLYPKVRIGSSYERSLNLLKVSKEVAPHIPTKSALIVGFGETMEEVLEAMADLRSVNCDFLTVGQYFAPSLKHYPVIKFYSREEFSLLEREAYSLGFKFVACGPEVRSSYRAFEGWLASQRS; encoded by the coding sequence ATGAAACCTGTTATAGAGCTTTCAAAGGTGAACGAGGTTAAAAAGCTACTTAGACGAACCAAGCTCAACACTGTATGCGAAGAGTCCAGGTGTCCAAACATATCCGAATGCTTTTGGAACAGGACCGCAACCTTTATGATTCTTGGAGACAGGTGTACTAGAGGTTGTACCTTCTGCAACGTAAAGAGGAAATACCCACAACCTGTTGATCCTGAAGAACCTTACAGACTCCTTGATGCGGTCAGGAAACTTGACCTTAAGTACGTCGTGATAACCTCAGTTACCAGGGATGACTTACCTGATGGGGGAGCTTCCCACTTCGCAGAGTGCATAAGAGTTCTGAAGGAAAACGTACCTGACGTGAAAGTAGAGGTTCTGGTGCCCGACTTCAGAGGAAGGAGGGAGGCTCTTGAAAGGGTTCTCCGTGAGGGTCCTGATGTGCTCAACCATAACATAGAAACAGTAAAGAGGCTTTACCCAAAGGTGAGGATAGGCTCAAGCTATGAACGGAGCTTGAACCTTTTAAAGGTAAGCAAGGAGGTAGCTCCCCATATACCTACCAAATCTGCCCTGATAGTTGGCTTTGGGGAGACGATGGAGGAGGTATTGGAAGCGATGGCCGACTTGAGGAGTGTAAATTGCGATTTCCTTACAGTCGGTCAGTACTTTGCCCCTTCCCTAAAACACTATCCCGTTATAAAGTTTTACTCCCGCGAGGAATTTTCCCTCTTGGAGAGGGAAGCTTACTCTTTAGGTTTCAAGTTCGTTGCCTGCGGTCCTGAAGTCAGGAGTTCTTACAGAGCCTTTGAAGGTTGGCTTGCCTCTCAGAGGTCTTGA
- the carB gene encoding carbamoyl-phosphate synthase large subunit, whose translation MRGKVLILGSGPNRIGQGIEFDYACVHAVFAVQEEGYEAIMVNCNPETVSTDYDTADKLYFEPIVLEHVLAIIEREKPDGVILQFGGQTPLKLALPLQKEGISILGTSPESIDRAEDRELFRRLIIDLGLKQPESGTAKSKEEALEVANRIGYPVLVRPSYVLGGRAMRIVYGDEDLLDYLEEAVSVSYERPILIDKYLSDSVELDVDAVADGRDVLIGAVMEHIEEAGVHSGDSAASIPPYTLEEDIIEEVKRQSKEIAKALEVRGLINLQFAVYGKDIYVLEVNPRASRTVPFVSKTIGYPLAKIAAKVSLGKKLRELVPQVFELIENERTHVASDFVERDRKLYTVKEVVFPWNRFPEVDPLLGPEMKSTGEVMGIDEDFGLAFYKAQLAAGSRLPENGNVFISVADRDKDKVLELAQGFIELGFKVYATTGTHRFFKERGVDSEHVLKLSEGRPHVVDLMTNGQIHLVINTPSGRREVSDAYFIRRAAIQYGIPYTTTVRGGYAILAGIRSYRRLKEKGESLRIYALQDL comes from the coding sequence ATGAGAGGAAAGGTTCTCATCCTCGGAAGCGGTCCCAACAGAATAGGACAGGGAATAGAATTTGATTACGCTTGCGTCCATGCCGTCTTTGCGGTCCAAGAGGAAGGTTATGAAGCCATAATGGTAAACTGTAACCCAGAGACCGTTTCTACCGACTACGACACCGCAGATAAGCTCTACTTTGAACCGATAGTCCTTGAACACGTCCTTGCGATAATAGAAAGGGAAAAGCCTGACGGAGTTATCCTCCAGTTTGGAGGTCAGACACCCTTAAAGCTCGCTCTCCCTTTACAGAAAGAAGGGATAAGTATACTGGGAACTTCTCCCGAGAGTATAGATAGGGCTGAGGACAGAGAGCTTTTCAGAAGATTGATAATTGACCTTGGCTTGAAACAACCCGAGAGCGGAACAGCAAAGAGTAAAGAGGAGGCTTTGGAGGTAGCAAACAGGATAGGCTATCCTGTCCTTGTTAGACCGTCCTATGTGCTTGGTGGTAGAGCGATGAGGATAGTCTATGGAGATGAGGATTTACTTGATTATCTGGAAGAGGCCGTAAGTGTGAGTTATGAAAGACCCATACTCATAGATAAGTATTTGAGCGATAGTGTTGAGCTTGATGTGGATGCGGTGGCAGACGGGAGAGATGTCCTCATAGGAGCCGTGATGGAACACATAGAGGAGGCCGGAGTTCACTCAGGGGACAGCGCCGCTTCAATACCCCCATATACCCTGGAAGAGGACATAATTGAGGAAGTCAAGAGGCAATCAAAGGAGATAGCTAAAGCTCTGGAAGTCAGAGGACTTATAAACCTGCAGTTTGCGGTTTATGGTAAGGATATTTACGTTCTGGAAGTTAATCCGAGGGCTTCCCGGACGGTCCCCTTTGTTAGCAAAACTATAGGCTACCCCCTTGCGAAAATTGCGGCAAAGGTCTCCCTAGGTAAGAAGTTAAGGGAGCTTGTCCCTCAGGTTTTTGAGTTGATTGAGAATGAGAGAACCCACGTGGCATCAGACTTTGTGGAAAGAGATAGAAAGCTTTACACCGTAAAGGAAGTTGTTTTTCCATGGAACAGGTTTCCTGAGGTAGACCCGCTCCTCGGTCCAGAGATGAAAAGCACCGGAGAAGTTATGGGTATAGACGAAGACTTTGGTCTTGCCTTTTACAAAGCCCAGCTCGCTGCGGGTAGCAGACTTCCGGAGAATGGCAACGTATTCATAAGCGTTGCCGACAGGGATAAAGACAAAGTTCTTGAATTGGCGCAGGGTTTTATTGAGCTGGGGTTCAAGGTATATGCAACCACGGGGACCCACAGGTTCTTCAAAGAGAGAGGTGTGGATTCGGAGCACGTATTGAAGTTGTCGGAAGGGAGACCTCACGTAGTTGACCTCATGACCAACGGACAGATACACCTTGTTATAAACACGCCTTCAGGGAGGCGTGAGGTAAGTGATGCCTACTTTATAAGACGGGCAGCTATTCAGTACGGAATTCCCTACACAACCACTGTCAGAGGTGGATACGCCATACTTGCGGGGATAAGAAGTTATAGGAGATTAAAGGAGAAAGGTGAAAGTTTAAGGATATACGCCCTTCAAGACCTCTGA
- a CDS encoding ComF family protein, translated as MGLSEDSCLICGGEIAHLEQGYVCEGCLMEIKPYHPFNYEKLGLISRYRVYGRYESTLAEVIRLIKFRSVKPLAYTLGERISGHLGDFLEEAKPDILTYVPVHSWRLWSRGFDHNRVLLEGAGVKYDSLLLRRKHSKPLAYYEREKRFVTVKDAFGVRKELADRVEGKKILVFDDVLTTGATSTTICELLLSLGAEDVFFYFLAKEG; from the coding sequence TTGGGTCTTAGCGAAGATAGCTGTCTTATATGCGGTGGGGAAATCGCCCACTTAGAGCAAGGCTACGTATGTGAAGGATGTCTCATGGAGATAAAACCATACCACCCCTTTAATTATGAGAAGCTTGGGCTAATATCCCGGTACAGGGTGTACGGGAGGTATGAAAGCACTCTGGCTGAGGTTATAAGGCTTATAAAGTTCAGAAGTGTTAAGCCCCTTGCCTACACCCTCGGAGAAAGGATATCGGGACACCTGGGAGATTTCTTGGAAGAAGCTAAACCAGATATACTTACTTACGTTCCCGTTCACAGCTGGAGACTCTGGAGCAGAGGATTTGACCACAACAGGGTACTCCTTGAGGGTGCTGGTGTTAAGTATGATAGTCTCTTGCTTAGGAGGAAGCATTCAAAACCCTTAGCCTACTACGAAAGGGAGAAACGTTTTGTTACCGTCAAGGATGCTTTCGGTGTAAGGAAGGAGTTGGCAGACAGGGTTGAGGGAAAGAAGATACTGGTTTTTGATGATGTGCTCACCACCGGTGCGACAAGCACAACTATTTGTGAGCTACTGCTCTCTCTCGGCGCGGAAGATGTGTTCTTCTATTTCCTGGCTAAGGAGGGGTAA